GACGAGAGTTCGGATGCTGACGACCACGAATGTTACCTCCGCTTCGCCATGAACGGTGCACGCTTTGTCCACATTCCCAAAACTCTCTATGACCATAGAAGTCACGATGACCGACAGGTCGGCCTCCATGCGCCAGAACAGTTCGACAAGCTTCTCGACGCCTCTAAGGAACTTGTGCTGAAAGCTCGTAAGCACTTGTTAAAATAAGCAGTTGTCATTCAACACGTTAAAAGCAGTGAGAAATCGTATGCCGAAAATACATCTCATCATCGCAGCAAGACCAAATCTCATCAAGATGGCCCCCGTGTATCATGCACTGGTTCGGGACGGTCATTTCGATGTTCGTATCATCCACACTGGTCAACATTATGACACACCGCTTTCCACTCAGATCATTCAGGAATTGAATCTTCCACAGCCTGACCAAAATTTTGCCATCGGCTCGGGGAGTCATGCGGAGCAGACTGCCAAAGTCATGGTTGCCTATGAAAAATGCCTTCTGGAAGAACGACCTGATCTTTGCGTTGTTCCAGGCGACGTGAATTCCACTCTTGCCTGTGCACTGGCAGCCGCCAAACTGCATGTGCCAGTAGCCCACCTGGAAGCAGGCCTGAGAAGCTTTGACATGACCATGCCGGAAGAAATCAACCGGATTCTCACAGACCGAATCTCTTCAATTTTGTGGACTCCATCCGAAGATGCTGATGCCAACCTGCTCAAGGAAGGAACCACACCTGAAAAAATCAGCAGGGTGGGCAACTGCATGATCGATTCCCTTGTCACCATGCTGCCCGCTATCCGAAAGCAGGAAGCGTGGAAAGGATTTAGCCTTGAGCACGGGGAGTATACGGTCGTCACCCTGCACCGCCCAAGCAATGTGGACACTCCGGACCGCCTCGCTGCCATCGTCCAGACGCTGACAGTCATTGCCAAACGCACTCCCTTAATACTGCCACTACACCCGAGGACACGGTCAAAGCTTGAAGCCTGCAAACTCATGAAGACTTTGCAGACAACCCCTACAATCAAGACTGCCGAACCTCTCGGGTATATCCAGTTCATTTCTTTAGTCGAAGGGGCTAAGGCAATCATTACTGATTCCGGTGGAATACAAGAAGAGACCACATACCTGAATGTCCCCTGTTTGACGCTTCGTCCCAATACAGAGCGCCCTGTCACCTGCACTCACGGTACCAATAAGTTGGTGGACCTGAACACCCTTGCGGCGGATTACACGCAGGCCATTGAGACCAGATCCGCACATCGAGATCAAATCCCACTCTGGGACGGCAAGGCTGGAATAAGAATTGCAAATGACCTGAAAGACAGACTGTTACGGTAATAGCCAACGGAAGTACTCATAATGAAAGAAAAACTCCGCATACTTTTCATTCACAAGGATCCCTGTTCTCGGGCTTACAAAGAGGCCGTGTCTCTCAACAGGATGGGCCACACTATCGACTTGGCCTGCGAAGCCCTTGACGACCACCCCAACATCTCGGAATATATCGATAAGATATACACATACAAGGATTTGGAAGAACTGGCCGATATAATCCGCAAAGGACATTGGGACATCATCCATGGGCACAATGAACCAAACGAACCCACGGAAGTCGCTATCAGGAATGCCAACGGATGCCCGGTGGTTTTCGATTGCCATGACTTCAGGGGCCTTCGCCAAAAGCTTGACGACCGCGAAAAGGTTACCGAGAAGTGCTGCTTCGAAGAAAGTGATGGCGTTATTGTGGTCAGTGAACGGATGACTCAGGTTGTAGCCCAGTATTACGACACAAAAAGGACCATTTCACTGCCGTGTTTCTGTCTGACCAGCGAAATGCAACGGGTATTCAAGGACAAACTCGACGGCAACCACATGGTTTATCAGGGCATGTTGCTGGATGCCGGAATCTACCCTTTGGAATATCGAAACTACCACCCGTTCTTCAAGGATTTCACTGACAATGGTGTCAACGTCCACGTCTATTGTTCTCACTTCAATCCCCGGGTGCAGGGAACGTACATTGAGCTACAGAACTCAACGGAGTTGTTCCACTTTCATCAGTACATGCCGTATGCCGATCTGCTCGAAGACATGAGCCAGTACCAATGGGGTTTGACTGCATTTAATGTCTCGGAAATTACCGAAGAGAAACGGCTGACTTTTCTCAATTCCATTCTGCCAAACAAGCTCTTCGACTACCTTTTCTCAGGAATCACTCCCATCGTGTGCAACAATGAAACCGCTGGAGAATGGGCTGAAAAACATGATCTCGGTTACTACGCCCGCACAGAAGCTGAGATGCTGGACATCATGCTCAATGAAAAACCCAAACCCTTGATGGAAGACGTGAGCCTCATCAGCATGGAACAGCATACGGTGGCCATCCAGAACCTGTACTACGAAGTCCTCGCCAACCGGCGTGGTGAAGCATAGAGGTTCGCCATGTCTTTAGCCCGCTGTTACACTCTTAAGGAAACACCTCGACACGCTCGGCCATTAAAGGCACTACGCAAGCATGTTGAAGGTAAACACCCTACATTTCCTAACAATATTGAACGCATGAAGCATGAAATACTACACACGTATTTCACGTATCACGAGACAGATCTGGAAAAATGGGCCAAGAATTTCACAGGCGACAGAAACAAAACCGTGGTCCACATAGCTGCCCGGGCAGGGTCCACCAGACTACCCCGTAAAAACATTGAACCGATCAACGGCAAACCCCTGATCGCATATACCATCGAAGTTGCCAAAGCTCTGAAGATCGACCGCATTATAGTCAACACCGACGATGAGGAGTTTGCCGAGATTGCTCGTCATTATGGAGCAGAGACTCCCTTCATTAGACCTGCGGAACTCAGCACAAACGACTGCCCCCCGGGACTGGCCTCCTTTTATGCACTCCGACACATGCTGGAAGAGGGATATGGCGTCAAATCAATTATCGAACTCTATCCCACAACGCCCCTGCGAAACGTAGATAAGCTCAATGAATACATCGCTGCCATGAATAAATACGGCATTGCCAACACCTGTGTTTTCCCGGAAGCACATTGCGGCAACATCTTTTCGGAAGGCAAACACGTACCAATGGCTGTCGATCGGATACAAGAAGAGGCCAAGATCTATTACAGCCCCATTTCCACATTCATGGGCCACAATATTCTTGCCAGCGAAAGACCTGGCTACGCCACATTCCCCATACTGAATCCGTTGGAACTCATCGACATCGACTCCCGACGGGACATGGAGTTATTGAAGTACGTACTGATAAACAATCTTTATGATTTTGGCAGGGGCCTATGAAAACATTCATCTCCATAGGGCGACATACCTTCCGGGAACAGGAAATGGTTCTGGATACACCGCTGGCCGAACTCATCATGAAGACCTGTCTGCATGAACTTCAAACAGCAGGTTTGAAGCCTGCATGCATACTCTATCTCCGGTCGACCAATGTGGAGGCACACAAGCAGTTCAACCTGCCCATGCACCCCTTTGAACACGAACAACGCTTGGACAGTGAAGTGGCAACAATTAAACACCTGTTTAAAGACGATGCCAATGAAACCAACCAGGAGGCAGTCATGATAGTCCGTCCCTTCATGGGTTGGACACCTGCACCCCGACTCCGGCAGTTGGCCGAAACCGCACAGACCTACGAGACACCCTGTATTTCTCTACTCAAACAGAATGCCCAGCAGCACGTTGGATGGAACATGCAGGTTCAAGACCGTTCCCGCTTGGTGAATGGGGCTTTGATATGGCCACAATCCATGATGTTTTGCCAGCGCCCTTTCAAACAGGAACACCCGGGATTTCAAAAAAAGCTCAACTGGCCAAAAACATTCAGCGGCAGTCAGCACTTGCCGGATCTGCAATACTTTGATGAAACCATGCTGACCGTAACTCCTGCCGATTATCCCGCAGAAGGAATAGCCGACACACTGCTGCAAACAGCACGCACAGTGATCTATGATGAGGATTCCCATAGCCACAGGCCCATGCATGAGCTCTTGGATATTTTTCGACTCAGCCACTCCATTCCATGTGATTTGACAGCCATGAAAAAATTTTTGCAACTCTATGTAAACGCCCAAATGGGAACCGATCTAACAGAAGGAATTCACGCATGAAATTGGCAATACATGGGGGAACACCAATCCGGTCCACCCCTCTGCCCGAACGCGGCACTCTGTCAAAAGAGAACTTTAAGGACGTGACCGCCCTTCTGGAAGAAGCGCTAACAGCCCAGTGCATGCCAGGATATGGTGGGCCAAAAGAAGCTGAATTCTGTCAATACTTCTGCCAAATGATGGGAGGAGGATACGCTGACGGTGTCAGTTCCGGTTCCATGGCGGGCATGGCTGCGCTTGCAGGCGTTGGCGTGGAGCCATTTGGCGACATCATAGTCCCCCCCATGACCGATGCCGGCCCCGTCATGGCATGCATCTTTTTAGGATGTGTTCCAGTCCCCGCCGATGGCGAAACCCGAAGTTTCAATATCACCGCCGAAGGCATCGCCAAAAGGCTCACCAAAAGAACGCGTGCCATCATGATTGCCCACATTCCCGGAGAACCCGCAGAAATGGACGCCATAATGAAACTTGCCAACGCTGAAGGAATTCCTGTGGTTGAGGACTGCTCACAAGCTCATGGCGCAACATACGATGGCAAGCCTGTAGGGACTTTTGGTAAAGCAGCTTTTTTTTCCACCATGTTTACCAAACAATTGTGTACGGGTGGTCAGGGAGGAGTCCTTTATACAACCGATCATGCAGTGTATGAACGAGCCAGACTGTTCGCCAACAGAGGCAAGCCCTTTGATGTCCCGGCCCAGCAACAAGAGGACCGGATGCTCGCAGGAGTAAACGCCAGTATGGATGAAATATCCGCCACCTTAGGGTTGTCGCAATTGCGCACACTGAAAGAAAAGGTACAGCGAAGGCAGAATCTCAAGGAGCAGCTCAAGGAAGCAATCGTTGACTTCAAAGGTGTCCAGTTGGGGTGGGAACCGACCAAAGCCTTGTCTTCACCGTGGTTCCTTCGTCTTCGGATTGATACAGAACGACTGGGCGTGACAAAGGATCAATTTTGCGAAGCACTGACAGCAGAAGGGTATAGGGCTTCACCACACCTTCCAATGATGCCGACAATGCAGACATGGTATAAAAACAGGACAACACTCGGGTCTTCTGGATTTCCCTGGACCTCAGCGGAATACGACGGCCCCAAAACACCTGACTACCCTATTCCTGAGACCATCAAGGCAGAGCACAACCATTTCCGCATCGGATTTCACGAAAAATGGAGCGATGATGACATGTCTTTGCTGGCCTGTGCACTCCACAAGGTGGAGACTGCGTGTTTGAAGAAAGAGGCAAAATTCTGATGCGATATTCCACCAACGATATCATTTCAGCATATGAAAATCTTGGCGTCAGTCACGGCCAGACAGTGTTGCTCAAAGCGGACATTCGACCCCTCGGATTGTTTGCGTCCTCAGGAAATGAAACCGTTGTTGAAGCTCATATCAATGCCCTCAGCAAACTGCTCGACTTAAACCATGGGACATTGGTGGTCAGCGCGGGCTCACCGAGCCTATGCAACACGGACATACCCTATGATCCCGCTAACACTCCCTGCGAGATGGGCGTCTTATCCGAGTATGTCAGGACGCTGCCTGGCGCTGTGCGCAGTTATCATCCTTTCTACTCATACGCTGCCGTTGGCAAACATGCCGAGCACTTCTGTAGCCTTGGAGCCAGAGGCGTATTTGGACTAAACACGCCGAAAAAACGACTCATTGACGAGAACGCACTCTTCTTGAGCATAGGCAAGCATCCTCGCCTCACCTGTGCAGTCGTGCATCAGGTCGAGCTTACAATGGGAGTTCCTTACCGATACACTAAGGAATTTATCCACCCAATCGTCACGGACAGCGGAATACAGGAAGAGTCTTTTTACATGTATGTACTCAGGCGGGAATGCGACATTAAGCGAGACTACAATGAAAAGATTTTTACCTATTACGAAAAAGAACACACGCTGAACACACATTCTTTGGGCCTGGGAAAAGTGCACTCCCTCAGATTGGGCGACTACTACAAGACATGCCAAAAGGCATTTCTCGATGACCTATACGTCTGGCTCAAAGAAGAACCAAAAGAAAAAAGCTACAGGGTATAACCATGAGTTCTGACAACAACACCAACACTCTCACACAAGTGTGTGCCATACTCGCGCCACTTTTTGACGCTCCCATCGGACCTGAAGACTCCACTGAGACACTTCCTGAATGGGATAGCTTGCGCTACCTCGAAGTGGTCGGCACCCTTGAAAATGAACTTGAGGTGGAATTCACTTCTCAGGAACTGTTACGGCTCTCCTCGGTAAAACGCATAGTTGAAATCATTGACGCCAAAACCAACGCAGGCTGAGTGCTATGAATACGTGTGCGCCCACATTTGTTGTCAGCACAGGAAGATGTGCCACAACGTTGCTCGGACTCCTTCTGGGAGAAGCCGACACAACCCTCGTGCTCAACGAAGGACAGATACGTGACGCGCTCTGTCAGGGACCGCAGGTACTCAAAGCTCTGACATTGGAAAACAGAATCGCGTATGAAGAACCAGATCTGGCTGTCGATATCCTGAGAGAGAAACGACAGCCGCAGATTGCACAGCTCGCAAAGGAACGAGGACTGACGCACTATGTAGAGATAGCATACTATCTCTGTCCCTTTGTTGCTGCCCTACAAGAGGTCTTCCCGGATTCAAAAATCGTGTACGTACACCGAGACGGCAGAGATTTCGTACGTTCGGCCTACGTCAATGAAGTGCCGGATCCCATGCCTGTGGGATACACTGATCCCCGCCCTCTGGATGCGACTGAGAAATTCGTTGCCATGGGACGCCTCGCTCCATTGCCGGGTTCCCTCCAAGCAGCACAGTGGGATACATACACTCCCTTTGAAAAGAATGTCTGGTTATGGATGGAAACCAACCGCATCATTATGGAAGGCCTGAGATCATGGCCTGAGGCTTCGGTTATGACCATCGCAATGAAAAACATGCTGACTCCCGAAGGGCTTATGGACGTTGCCAATTTCATGAATATACATACACCATTACAAAGAACCGAAGCACTTCTAAAGCGCAAGATCAACTCACGCAATTCACGAATACTGACTCATTGGTCCACTTGGGACACTGAACACCGAGACGCTTTCAAGCGGCTCGGGCAGGGCATGCTTCAAACCCTGGGCTACGAAGCGAACGAAAACTGGCAGGTGGCACAATGCTGCTCATAGAACGATACAAGCACACAGCCAGTCAACTCGCAGAGGAACCCGCCGTCATCACGGTGGAGGGCGTCCACACCTTTGGTCAACTAAACGAACGGGCCATCAGTGTTGCCTCCTCTCTGGCCAAACGGGGCATAGGACAGGGAGATCGTGTCGCCATCCGTCTACCCCGCGGATTCAGATTTGTTGCCTGCATGATTGGAGTGATGCTGTCTGGAGCGAGTTACACGCCGCTGGATGCTCACCTGCCCATCCCGTATGTTGAGAAAGTTTTCAAACAGCTCTCACCGCACCTGACAATTATTGAACCCGACACAAAAATATTCGGAGACGATAAAGAAGTCTTGTTTGACGACCTTGCATCAAACGAGTCCCTGCAATTCACAGCACCCAAAAAAGACACTCCGGCGTATACCATTTTCACCAGCGGTTCCACGGGAGAACCCAAAGGGGTTGTCATTTCCCACGGGGCTCTCGCCTGTTTTACAGACTGGTGTACCACAGAGTTCAGTCCTTACGCCCGCTTGCCACTTCTCAACGTTGCCAACTTTTCTTTCGATCAGTCTGTTCTCGACATCGTCATGCTCATGGCAGCAGGTTGCCCCATGGTGTGTCTTTCCGGCACTCCGACCATCATGGAACTTGTCGGAGCCATGGAACAATATGAGGTCGCGTTTATCTCCACTGTTCCGAGCACATTCAGTATCCTGCTTTCCGCACCCGCGTTGCTGCGTCGCTTCTCGTTGGAGCATCTTCGTTGTGTTGTCCTCGGCGGTGCAGCTTTCCCGGAAGCAACCAGAAAGCAGCTCTTCTCATGGAAACCGGAACTCGATGTTTACAATCTGTACGGCCCCACTGAGGCAACAGTGTATTGCCTGTCACAGAAAGTAACCGCTGATACAAGTTCGCCTTTTCCCACCGTGGCTTTGGGCGCTCCCTTTCCCGGAATGCAGGCCTATCTGGTCAACGAAGGAGACCAGATTATTAATGGCTCTCCGGCTGACGGAGAACTTGTCATCAAAGGCGAGCAGGTAATGACAAAATATTTCAATGACACGAAGAAAACTTGTGCAGCCTTTACAATCAATACCCCCGAGTTGAAAGGGGGGAAAGTGTATCGCACCGGGGACATCGTGCACCGAGACGACAGTGGCACTTACTATTTCACAGGCCGTCGCGATGACCTCATCAAAACGAGTGGATACAGAGTCAGTCTCGCCACATTGGAACAAACGGCTCTGCAGCATTCGGCTGTGGCAGAAGCCGGAGCTGTCGCCATAGCCGAACCGACCATAGAAAACAGACTGGTACTCAGCGTTGTTCTGACTCCACAAAGCGGGACGACAATCAAAGATATCGATTTACATTTGAAAAAAGCTCTCCCTGCCTACATGCAGCCGGGAGAAATCCATACTCTCGACTCCCTGCCGAAAAATACTTCCGGAAAAATCGACAGGGCTGCTCTCAAACGAATGATGACGACCAAAGGATAACCAATGGAATTGAACGGGAATACACTGCATCAATGGATGCGCGACTTGTACCCTCTCTGCCGGAGTCTCACCGGCGATGGCGTGCGGGAAACACTCCGTTACTTCAAAGCCATCGTACCGGAACTGACTTTTCACGAAATTCCAAGCGGTAGTAATTGCTATGACTGGACCGTGCCGGACGAATGGAACATTGAGGACGCATACATCATTGACCCCGACGGCAATAAGATAGTTGATTTCAAGAAGCACAACCTTCATGTGGTAGGCTACTCCACACCAGTCAACATAGAACTGACATTGGAAGAGCTTCAACCCCACCTGCACTCACGTGAGGATATCCCTGACGCAATTCCTTACGTGACAAGTTATTATCAGAAACGATGGGGCTTTTGTTTGCCTCATACCCAGCGGGAAGCACTCAAGCCTGGTACATACAGAGCTGTCATCAAGAGCCGTCTGGAACCGGGCAGCCTCACATATGGTGATATCTATTTACCAGGAGAGCAAAAAGAAGAAATCCTCATCACTTCGTACACGTGTCACCCTTCCCTGTGTAACAATGAGCTCTCTGGTCCGATCATGGCTATCGGCCTGGCTGCATGGCTCGCCACACAGAAAAAAAGACGCTTTTCCTATCGTTTCTATCTCGGCCCGGAAACCATCGGAGCCGTTTGCTATATCAGCAAAAATCTTGAGTTACTTAAAGAACGATGTGTGGGTGGAATACTCCTCACCAACTGCGGGGACGAAGGCCCATTCACCATGATCCGATCCAGAAAGGGAGATACCCATATGGATGATCTTGCCCAACACGTCCTTCGCCACCACACGCCTAGACACAAAGTTCGCTCCTTCTTAGACAGAGCCAGCGACGAACAGCAGTTCAACTGCCCTGGCGTCGACCTTCCTTTCATTTCTATCCAGAGATCATATTATGGTTATGAAACCGAGTATCATACATCTCTGGACAATCTGGATTACGTCACCCCCACCGGACTTGACATGACGTTTTCTGTTTTACGAGAACTCATCAATGGGATCGAAAACAACATACATTATCGAGTGACCACCACATGCATTCCACAACTGGGCAAACGAGGACTGTATCCAACCCTGAGCGACATTCACTCGGGCGACACAGTGGAATCCATGCTCGATTTTCTCACGTACGCGGACGGCTCTCTCAGTTTGCTTGAATTGGCTGAGACTATTGAAATTCCTTTTTTTGAAGCATTGCAACTGGCTGAAAAGTTTTCTGCACACGGACTCATTAAATCCGTTTCCCCCTGCAACAGCCCATGGCTGAGACAGATTTCCGCTGACACCAGAATCAATACACCGCAGCAACCAAATACATCGAGGTAATATCATGTTCAACGGCAGCAATATGCTCGTGACTGGTGCCACTGGCTCCTTCGGTCAATCTTTCATAGAGAACATCCTCAAATCATACTCGCCCAACAAGTTGATCATCTTCAGCCGGGATGAACTCAAACAGTTCCACATGGAGCAAAAATTCTCCGGCAAGGATCATCCCTGTCTCCGGTATTTTCTCGGCGACATCCGTGACGACCGTAGACTGCGGATAGCTCTCAAGGGTGTTGACTATGTTGTCCACGCAGCCGCCCTCAAACAGGTTCCGGCAGCAGAGTACAACCCCTTTGAGTTCATTCAGACCAATGTCATCGGTGCACAGAATCTCATTGAAGCCGCCATTGAATGCAATGTCAAAAAAGTGCTGGCCCTGAGTACAGACAAGGCGGTGAATCCGCTCAACCTGTATGGAGCCACCAAGCTCTGTTCGGACAAGCTGTTCATTGCGGGTAACGCGTATTCAGGCCAGGGCGGCACCCGATTCAGCGTAGTTCGATACGGCAACGTATTGGGCAGCAGGGGTAGTGTGCTTCCTGTATTCATGAAATACAGAGACTCAGGTAAAATTCCTGTGACAGACCCTCGCATGACCCGTTTCTGGATTCGAATCGAAGACGGTGTTGATTTTTGCCTTGAGCGGATGAAAACTATGCTGGGTGGAGAAATCTTCGTACCCAAACTCCCGACCATGAACATTGTAGATCTCGCCAAAACTGTTTGCCCTGACTGCGACATCAACGTCATCGGCATACGGCCCGGCGAGAAAATCCACGAAATCCTCATCCCCAGAGACGAAGCTCGCAATACTGTGGAATACGAAAATTACTACACCATCATGCCACCCAGAATGTACGGTTCACACGAAGAGTATGTTCAGGGCGGCACCCATGTCTCGGACGACTTTGAATATGAATCCAGTTCCAAGGAATGGCTGTTGAGCCAAGAAGAATTCCGACGGATTCTCGACGATTATGAAACGGGAAAAAAAGACTGAGATGAAAAACGGCGCCAACAGACTCGTCATGGGTTCGGCCCAGCTGGGCATGGACTACGGCATTGCCAACACACGGGGCATGCTTCCGAAGAACGACTCGCTGAATCTGGTCAGCAAAGCGCTGGATTCCGGAGTGCGTCGATTCGACACGTCCTCACATTACGGATGTAGTGAGGACGTGCTTGGTCACGCCTTGCGCAAACTCGACACCACAAACACTGCCAAGGTGACAAGCAAGCTGGACCCAGCCATCCCACCAACCGACATGAAAAGAGTCCTGCACATTGTGCAAACATCGACGGAAAGACTGGGTGGCCCTTTGGACGCCCTCCTGCTGCATGACGAAACCATACTGGATCACTGGAATGAACAGGTCGAAGAGACATTACAAGAATTACTGAATACAGGCTTAACACGTCGTGTGGGAATATCTGTCTATTCCCCCCAATACGCTCTTGCTGCACTGGAAATACCTATCCTGACCGTTCTCCAGATCCCAGGGAATGTTCTGGATGACCGTTTCGAAAAAGCCGGCGTACTGAATCGAGCCACTGCAAATGATATACGTTTGATGGTTCGATCCGTGTTCCTGCAAGGACTGCTCGCCATGGAGTCGGAAGAACTGCCTGACCGGATGGCGTATGCAAAACCATATGTCGCCCAGTATCATGCCATTGCCAAGGCACACGGGGTCTCTCCGACTGTAGCGGCTATGTCATATGTCCGACAGGCATTCCCTTCGGCTCACATTATTTTCGGTGCCTTGTGCAGTTCACAACTGCTCCAAAACGTCCACGCTTTTGAATACTCCATGCCCCCTGCGGCCTATGCCGACTTTCGCGACCAGTTGACCGACATTCCGGAAAATATATTAAATCCGAGCTTGTGGCCTTGTAAAAAGTAACCTTGTTACCCCCTGAGTATTATGGATAACACGACACAAAACATTTACGAAACCAGCCTGACTCTCCTTGAGAATCCCAAAGAGATCTCGCTCATAGAGCGTTCCTCGGCCACTGTCGCCTCCACATCCTCCCGTGTTGTCGAGGTGCCGTGGAGTGCGGCCTGCTTGGGCAGACTGAAACCAAGCAGATTGTTAGACGTAGGATTCAGTCTGGCCAGCATCGATTATCTCGGGCTACTCCTTGGCTATGCAAAACGCCCGAAAACCACCTTGTGTGCCGTTGACATCGTCAAACCAGAACGGGTTCGCACCCGTTACCCCGAAGCATGGTGGTCGCAGATCGAATCTCTGGACGTCAGGCAGGCTGACATTCGCGCAAACCCGAAGTTCGATCAACTGTTCGACGCCATCACATGCGTTTCAGTCATTGAACACATCGGCTTTGACAAAGCGTCCAAGGACAACCCTGACAGTGCCTTTGTCCGCCAGAAAGACCCAGGCGAAGTAAATACCATACGTCCGTCGGATGTGGACAAAGAAGTCATGGCTGCCATGGCAAAGCTCCTTGCTTCGAATGGACGACTCATCATTTCCGTCCCCATGGGCAAAGGCGGCCCGGTCATACTCAGGGACAGTCTCGGGTACTATTGTGTGCAATGGGAATACTCTCCACACGATTGGGAAAACCTGATTCATGGCAACGAGTTTATCCTTGAGGAAGAACTTTTTTACGGCGTGGATGATGATCTCATTTGGAAAAGAGTCAATGGCCCCGCAGACCTTGCCGCCTTGGATGCGGTCC
The genomic region above belongs to uncultured Pseudodesulfovibrio sp. and contains:
- a CDS encoding aldo/keto reductase, giving the protein MKREKKTEMKNGANRLVMGSAQLGMDYGIANTRGMLPKNDSLNLVSKALDSGVRRFDTSSHYGCSEDVLGHALRKLDTTNTAKVTSKLDPAIPPTDMKRVLHIVQTSTERLGGPLDALLLHDETILDHWNEQVEETLQELLNTGLTRRVGISVYSPQYALAALEIPILTVLQIPGNVLDDRFEKAGVLNRATANDIRLMVRSVFLQGLLAMESEELPDRMAYAKPYVAQYHAIAKAHGVSPTVAAMSYVRQAFPSAHIIFGALCSSQLLQNVHAFEYSMPPAAYADFRDQLTDIPENILNPSLWPCKK
- the pseB gene encoding UDP-N-acetylglucosamine 4,6-dehydratase (inverting), which codes for MFNGSNMLVTGATGSFGQSFIENILKSYSPNKLIIFSRDELKQFHMEQKFSGKDHPCLRYFLGDIRDDRRLRIALKGVDYVVHAAALKQVPAAEYNPFEFIQTNVIGAQNLIEAAIECNVKKVLALSTDKAVNPLNLYGATKLCSDKLFIAGNAYSGQGGTRFSVVRYGNVLGSRGSVLPVFMKYRDSGKIPVTDPRMTRFWIRIEDGVDFCLERMKTMLGGEIFVPKLPTMNIVDLAKTVCPDCDINVIGIRPGEKIHEILIPRDEARNTVEYENYYTIMPPRMYGSHEEYVQGGTHVSDDFEYESSSKEWLLSQEEFRRILDDYETGKKD